A genomic window from Tolypothrix sp. PCC 7910 includes:
- a CDS encoding EAL domain-containing protein, with protein sequence MPEHEREKIRHLLVVKDLQGQRTIPLQDATYSLGRDSRNAIVLRSRSVSRQHAILLRVTIPETDQYGFRIIDGDFKGKKSTNGVFVNGTKCFSHNLQNGDVIAFGNNQVHAKYYAISNISEKAFSESITVEDISSFLSEQANPVNPFETLISPDSTFEGASETVLARLASFPELIPNPIIEMDIEGNVIYLNPAASLKFPKLREFGEKHPVLSGLLNAIHNRDGNSENSFVREVEVGTEIFEQSIHYLPESDLIRTFIVRDITEQKQAAAELRQRDRLLQAVAESANYLLVEMNYQAGIEKALTMMGEAAQVDRAYFFRNHIDPITGELAVSLKFEWTDSHIEPSLLHWQNQSYESSGLARWYSTLSRGESIMGLTQEFPIDEQKILARDGIQSIFLVPLRLEEKFWGYVGLADCSRERRWSRHEESTLLTMAASINAAWQRQQVEEKIRFQALHDLLTGLPNRLLFNELLDKALPNATRSHDSLAVMFLDLDRFKVINDTLGHTLGDTLLKSVAQRLKDCLRAGDTIARWGGDEFTILLPQVNYLEEVTQVSQRILQALENCFEIEGHELYVSASLGIALLNEDSPDPETLIQHADAALYYAKDAGRNNYQFYTTALCTKTPELLTLEKSLRFALEREEFMVYYQPRVNILTGQISGMEALLRWQHPEMGLVSPSVFIPLAEESGLIVPIGEWVLRTACKQNKAWQEAGFPPLTVAVNLSLKQFRQPNLVEILNSILKETGLEPRFLELEITESIAIEDLDFTRNVLDLLQEMGVYLSIDDFGTGHSSLSRLQLLPLHHLKIDKSFIQELTRDSKVAHIIKAIVVLGQNLGLRLTAEGVEKAEELEFLKSINCEDVQGYLFYRPVAADKATEILIKEQNKHIEAK encoded by the coding sequence ATGCCAGAACATGAACGGGAAAAAATACGTCACCTTTTGGTTGTCAAAGACTTACAAGGGCAACGCACTATCCCTCTTCAAGATGCTACTTATTCTCTGGGCCGAGATTCTAGAAACGCTATTGTCCTGCGTTCGCGCTCAGTATCCAGGCAACACGCCATTTTATTAAGAGTAACGATTCCCGAAACTGATCAATATGGCTTTCGGATTATTGATGGCGATTTTAAAGGTAAAAAAAGTACTAATGGTGTATTTGTAAATGGTACCAAATGCTTCTCCCATAATCTGCAAAATGGAGATGTAATTGCATTTGGTAATAACCAAGTTCATGCAAAATATTATGCTATTTCTAATATTTCCGAAAAAGCTTTTTCGGAATCTATTACAGTAGAAGATATATCTAGCTTTTTATCCGAACAAGCCAATCCAGTTAATCCTTTTGAAACTTTAATTTCGCCGGATTCTACTTTTGAGGGAGCTAGCGAAACTGTACTGGCCCGACTAGCATCTTTTCCCGAACTTATTCCCAATCCTATTATTGAAATGGATATAGAGGGAAATGTAATTTATCTGAATCCGGCTGCATCTCTCAAGTTTCCTAAACTGCGAGAATTTGGGGAGAAACATCCAGTATTGTCAGGATTGCTGAATGCAATTCACAATCGAGATGGCAATTCTGAGAATTCTTTCGTGCGTGAGGTAGAAGTTGGCACAGAAATTTTTGAACAATCTATTCATTACCTTCCCGAAAGTGATTTAATTAGAACCTTTATTGTTAGGGATATTACAGAGCAAAAGCAAGCCGCAGCAGAATTACGCCAGCGAGACAGGCTACTACAAGCAGTTGCTGAATCGGCTAATTATTTGCTGGTGGAAATGAACTACCAAGCTGGGATTGAGAAAGCTCTGACTATGATGGGTGAAGCGGCTCAAGTAGACCGTGCTTATTTCTTTAGGAACCATATTGACCCAATTACAGGGGAGTTAGCAGTCAGCCTCAAGTTTGAATGGACAGATTCCCACATAGAGCCATCACTGCTACATTGGCAGAATCAATCCTATGAATCTTCTGGGCTAGCTCGTTGGTACAGTACACTCTCACGTGGTGAGTCAATTATGGGACTCACTCAGGAATTTCCCATTGATGAACAAAAAATCCTGGCTCGCGATGGTATTCAATCTATCTTCCTAGTGCCTCTGCGTCTGGAGGAAAAGTTTTGGGGTTACGTAGGCTTGGCAGACTGTTCAAGAGAGCGCCGCTGGTCAAGGCATGAAGAGTCCACTTTGCTAACAATGGCAGCTAGTATTAATGCTGCTTGGCAGCGTCAGCAAGTCGAAGAAAAGATTCGCTTCCAGGCGCTGCATGATTTGCTAACAGGATTACCTAACCGCCTGCTGTTTAACGAATTACTTGATAAAGCTTTACCTAATGCAACTCGCTCTCATGACAGTCTAGCTGTTATGTTCTTAGATCTAGACCGTTTCAAAGTCATCAATGATACTTTAGGGCATACATTGGGAGATACTCTATTAAAATCTGTGGCTCAAAGATTGAAAGATTGCCTCAGAGCAGGAGATACCATTGCCCGTTGGGGGGGAGATGAATTTACAATTTTACTACCTCAAGTAAATTATCTTGAAGAAGTAACACAAGTATCTCAGAGAATTCTACAAGCTTTAGAAAATTGCTTTGAAATTGAGGGACACGAACTTTATGTAAGTGCTAGTCTTGGTATCGCCTTGCTTAATGAAGATAGTCCCGATCCTGAAACCCTCATACAGCACGCGGATGCAGCTTTATATTACGCCAAAGATGCGGGGAGAAATAATTACCAATTTTACACCACAGCCCTATGTACCAAAACACCTGAACTTTTGACTTTAGAGAAGAGTTTGCGTTTTGCTCTAGAACGGGAAGAATTTATGGTGTACTATCAGCCTCGAGTAAATATTCTCACCGGACAAATTTCTGGCATGGAAGCTCTTTTACGCTGGCAACATCCAGAAATGGGACTAGTATCGCCTAGTGTATTTATTCCTCTTGCCGAAGAAAGTGGATTGATTGTCCCCATAGGAGAATGGGTACTACGGACAGCATGTAAGCAAAATAAAGCTTGGCAAGAAGCTGGATTTCCTCCCCTGACAGTCGCTGTTAATCTCTCCCTAAAACAGTTTCGCCAACCAAATCTCGTGGAAATTTTAAATAGCATTTTAAAAGAGACAGGTCTTGAACCTAGATTTTTAGAGTTAGAAATTACAGAATCAATTGCAATTGAAGATTTAGACTTTACCAGAAATGTGTTGGATTTACTTCAAGAGATGGGTGTTTATCTATCTATTGATGATTTTGGAACAGGTCATTCTTCTCTTTCTCGACTGCAACTTTTACCCCTGCATCATTTAAAAATCGATAAGTCTTTTATCCAAGAATTAACAAGAGATAGTAAAGTAGCTCATATTATCAAAGCGATAGTGGTATTAGGTCAGAATTTGGGGTTACGGCTAACAGCTGAAGGCGTAGAAAAAGCTGAGGAATTAGAATTTTTGAAATCTATCAATTGTGAAGATGTACAAGGGTACCTTTTCTACCGACCGGTTGCTGCTGATAAAGCCACAGAAATACTTATCAAAGAGCAAAACAAGCATATCGAGGCTAAGTAG